CTCCTCGAGCGCGTCGAGCTCCGCGAGGCGACACTCGAGGTCCTCGCTTCGGCACTCGCCGAGCTCGTCCTCGAGGTATCGCTGTAGTCGGTCCGTCGCTTGTGCCATCGGGAATGAGTTGAGAAGCCATTCAATTAACTATTCCGGGTGATATCATTGGAGCCGAATAGTGGGCCGATATACCAGTTATCGACCGCCACCAGAATCCTTCCAGTTGAGCTATTACTAAACCATTCCATGGGAACAGACCGAGCCGACGACCCGCGTCCCGTTCGAACGACTCCCGCTCGAGCGAGCGAGAGCGGCCGACGGCAACGCGACGGAACGGCGTTTACCGGCGCGTTCGGAAACAAAACGGGGAGCTCGGACCTCCTCTTCGTCGAGGGACGGCTCCCGGAATCCGACGGCCGGCTCCGGTTCGACGAGCCGCCGTCCCGACAGCTCGAGCGCCGTCTGGCGACCCTCGAGTCGGAACCGGAGCGGCGCGGCCGTGACCGTCGACGCCGCGGTCGCGATCGAGTAGCCGACGTCGGAGACGCGACTCAGTAGATCAGTTGGTCGTCGTTTTCGACCATGTACAGCGTCCGCGCGGCGATGTTGACCGCGTGGTCGCCGACCCGCTCTAGGTCCCGGATCGTCAGCAACATCCGGGAGACCTCGTCGGAGAGCGCGTCGGGCGTGAGTCCGATCTCCGCTTCGAGTTCGGTCTCGAGGAGGTCCCGGACGACGAACTCGCTGGCGCTCTCGCAGCGGCGGTCGATCTCGTCGTCCTCGGTCGCGACGTCGCGGGCGCCGGCCGCGTCGTCGGCGGCGTAGGCCGCCATCGCCGCCTCGACCATCTCGACGACCCGCTCGCCGATGTAGCCGATGTCGACGTCGGCGTAGCGCCGCCGTTCGGCCCGCCGGGCGTACTCGGCGAGGTTGACGGCGAGGTCGGCGATCCGTTCGAGGTCGGTGATGATCTTGAACGAGGCGGCGACGACGCGCAGGTCGGTGGCGACCGGCTGCTGGAGCGCGACCAACTCGATACACGCCTGCTCGATCTCGAGGTAGCGTTCGTTGATCGCGTGATCGCCCGTGATCACGGCGGTCGCGAGGTTCTCGTCCTGGGTCTCGAGGGCCGCAAGCGCCTGCTCGAGGCGCTCGCAGACGCGGTCGCTCATCTCGAGGACGTCCTCGCGCAGCCGCCGGAGTTGCCGCTGGTACTCGTCCCGGGGCATCGCCGGTCAGCCGAACTTGCCGGTGATGTAGTCCTCGACGCGGTCGTGCTCGGGGTTCTCGAAGATCTTCTCGGTGTCGTCGAACTCGACGAGTTCTCCGCCGGTGAGGAAGACCGCCGTCTT
This portion of the Haloterrigena gelatinilytica genome encodes:
- the phoU gene encoding phosphate signaling complex protein PhoU — translated: MPRDEYQRQLRRLREDVLEMSDRVCERLEQALAALETQDENLATAVITGDHAINERYLEIEQACIELVALQQPVATDLRVVAASFKIITDLERIADLAVNLAEYARRAERRRYADVDIGYIGERVVEMVEAAMAAYAADDAAGARDVATEDDEIDRRCESASEFVVRDLLETELEAEIGLTPDALSDEVSRMLLTIRDLERVGDHAVNIAARTLYMVENDDQLIY